In one window of Palaemon carinicauda isolate YSFRI2023 chromosome 2, ASM3689809v2, whole genome shotgun sequence DNA:
- the LOC137619564 gene encoding protein FAM200A-like: protein MVQNPFNIDVELLLESLQEEAINLKCDSSAKRDFETMKLEEFWVKYLPMYPKVGEEALRVILPFSSTYLCEAGFSALVILKTKQHNRLDAENELHCALSSFNPRISDLMRKKQQHPSH, encoded by the coding sequence ATGGTGCAGAATCCATTtaacattgatgtggagttgctactGGAATCACTGCAAGAGGAAGCCATCAATTTGAAATGTGACTCGAGTGCGAAAAGGGACTTTGAAACAATGAAGTTAGAAGAGTTTTGGGTGAAATATCTCCCCATGTACCCAAAAGTAGGTGAAGAAGCACTTCGTgtgattcttcccttttcttctacttatctttgtgaagcaggattttcagcTCTTGTTATTCTGAAAACAAAACAGCACAACCGACTTGATGCAGAAAATGAGTTGCATTGTGCGCTGTCatccttcaatcctagaatttctgatcttatgaggaagaagcagcagcatccatctcactaa